The genomic interval CCGCGACCATCGGCCAGGCCTGCTTCCGCCCGGGCATGATGAAGTCGACCTACGGCACCGGCTGCTTTGCGCTGCTCAACACCGGCGCGACGCCGGTGGCGTCGAAGAACAAGCTGCTCACCACCATCGCCTATCAGCTCGGGGGAAAACGCACCTACGCGCTCGAAGGCTCGATCTTCGTCGCAGGATCCGCCGTGCAATGGCTGCGCGACGGGCTTGGCATCATCAAGCACGCCGCCGAGACCGGTCCGCTCGCTGACCAGTCCGACAGCATGCAGAGCGTCTATCTCGTGCCGGCCTTCGTCGGCATGGGCGCGCCCTACTGGAATCCGCGTGTGCGCGGGGCGCTGTTCGGGCTGACGCGCAACACCGGACCTGCCGAGCTCGCACACGCCGCGCTGGAGAGCGTCTGCTACCAGACCTTCGACCTCTGGGCCGCGATGCGCGCGGACTGGCCGAGCTCGGAGACCGCCAGCGTCGTGCTGCGCGTCGACGGCGGCATGACCGCATCCGACTGGACCATGCAGCGCCTCGCCGATCTCCTCGACGCGCCGGTCGACCGTCCCGTCATCCAGGAGACGACCGCGCTGGGCGCCGCCTATCTCGCGGGCCTCGCCGCCGGCGTCTATCCCGAGCCGTCAAAATTCGCCGACAACTGGCGCCTCGAGCATCGCTTCAAGCCGAACATGAGCGAGGCGACGCGCGAGCGAAAGCTCGCCGGCTGGGCGCGCGCGGTGAAGGGCGTGCTCGCGAGCGACGAAGGGGAGGGGTAGTGTGTAGTCTTCCCGGCGAAGGCTAGCGGCGGCAGCCCGGACGAGCTAAGCGACGTCGGGCGGCTTCGCTCCATGAACAAGCGACAGGATGGGGCAGACCATGAAGACTCGCGTCGAGACGTTCACACCACCAAGCACTCCGAAGCCGATCGGCCCCTACAGCCATATTGCCAAAGTCGGCGAGCACATCTGGATCGGCGGGACGGCCGGTGTTGATCCGTCCACTCAGCAATTGGCAGGCCCCCACGTCGCCGAGCAGACGC from Bradyrhizobium arachidis carries:
- the glpK gene encoding glycerol kinase GlpK → MSFVLAIDQGTTSSRAIVFRSDISIAAKAQQEFPQHFPASGWVEHEPEDIWTSTVMVCRDVLERAGLKAQDIAAIGITNQRETTVVWDRATGQAVHRAIVWQDRRTADVCSKLKAEGHEPLISKKTGLIIDPYFSGTKVAWILDHVPGARARAERGELMFGTIDCYLLWRLTGGKVHATDATNASRTLLFNIHTGEWDDELLKLLRVPRSMLPEVKDSSARFGESAPDLFGGAIAICGIAGDQQAATIGQACFRPGMMKSTYGTGCFALLNTGATPVASKNKLLTTIAYQLGGKRTYALEGSIFVAGSAVQWLRDGLGIIKHAAETGPLADQSDSMQSVYLVPAFVGMGAPYWNPRVRGALFGLTRNTGPAELAHAALESVCYQTFDLWAAMRADWPSSETASVVLRVDGGMTASDWTMQRLADLLDAPVDRPVIQETTALGAAYLAGLAAGVYPEPSKFADNWRLEHRFKPNMSEATRERKLAGWARAVKGVLASDEGEG